One part of the Haemophilus parainfluenzae genome encodes these proteins:
- a CDS encoding ParA family protein: MDFSSISKKPYIITVACTKGGSAKSTNAANIGAFCADHGLRTLLIDTDTQPTLSSYYALTEEAPGGIYEFLTRRDIEPSHIISKTSIPNLDLIQSNDPSNNVSQTLRNAPDGAIRFSHLIKNIDNYDVIVVDTRGTRDITVDMSVLAADILFCPILPHILSAKEFIRGTIGMYQDLETFESFGFKLPPLKAIANCVDNTNDVKFVLNQLHVLFETNFDESKTFLDFSIPAHVAYREAATYSLPVYRHSQAEYPVIKELCCLLLPQFKTLFDKPMKKEG, from the coding sequence ATGGACTTCTCTTCTATTTCTAAAAAACCTTATATTATTACTGTCGCTTGTACTAAAGGCGGTTCTGCAAAAAGTACAAATGCTGCCAATATTGGGGCGTTCTGCGCTGACCACGGTTTAAGAACTCTTCTTATTGATACTGATACTCAACCAACCTTAAGCTCTTATTATGCTTTAACTGAAGAAGCTCCCGGTGGTATTTATGAGTTTTTAACCCGTCGTGATATTGAACCTTCCCATATCATTTCAAAAACATCCATTCCAAATTTGGATTTAATTCAATCAAATGACCCATCAAACAATGTAAGTCAAACTCTACGTAATGCCCCTGATGGTGCAATTCGATTTAGTCACTTAATTAAAAACATTGATAATTATGATGTTATTGTGGTTGATACTCGAGGTACTAGAGACATTACTGTCGATATGTCTGTCTTAGCAGCTGACATCCTATTCTGCCCTATTCTTCCACACATTCTTTCTGCGAAAGAATTTATCCGTGGAACTATCGGAATGTATCAAGATTTAGAAACCTTTGAATCATTTGGTTTCAAATTACCACCTCTCAAAGCTATCGCAAATTGCGTTGATAATACTAATGACGTGAAATTTGTACTCAATCAATTACACGTACTCTTTGAAACCAATTTTGATGAAAGCAAAACCTTCCTTGATTTTTCAATCCCAGCGCATGTGGCATATAGAGAAGCTGCAACTTATTCACTGCCAGTTTATCGCCATAGCCAGGCTGAATATCCCGTTATCAAAGAACTGTGTTGCTTGTTACTCCCTCAATTCAAAACACTTTTTGATAAACCAATGAAAAAGGAAGGCTAA
- a CDS encoding DUF2301 domain-containing membrane protein, translating into MADPHIQSLMDVWDKLTVIIYRTGFVIAAFSILALTWYPQQAQIAVLIAATCCASSLHIYLKHFRLTFQFATWLALLCALLGWHELALGGALVTLGGLCFKEYFCFRVPLLNLQPAFVAALWFTWVFEGGWIVRILSVIVGGLLLILAVQKWRMPLHFDIGDKTKYQI; encoded by the coding sequence ATGGCTGATCCACATATTCAATCTCTAATGGATGTTTGGGATAAACTCACTGTCATTATTTATCGCACAGGCTTTGTCATTGCGGCATTTAGCATCTTGGCTTTAACTTGGTATCCTCAACAAGCTCAAATTGCCGTGTTGATTGCGGCAACTTGTTGTGCATCATCCCTTCATATTTATTTAAAGCATTTCCGTTTAACATTCCAATTTGCCACGTGGCTTGCACTCTTATGTGCGCTTTTAGGTTGGCATGAATTGGCACTGGGTGGAGCATTGGTCACACTGGGCGGTTTATGTTTTAAAGAATACTTCTGTTTTAGAGTACCGCTATTAAATTTACAACCTGCATTTGTCGCCGCACTTTGGTTTACTTGGGTATTTGAAGGTGGTTGGATTGTCCGAATTTTGTCGGTGATTGTTGGCGGATTATTATTAATTCTAGCGGTTCAAAAATGGCGAATGCCATTACATTTTGATATTGGCGATAAGACAAAGTATCAAATCTAA
- the pgsA gene encoding CDP-diacylglycerol--glycerol-3-phosphate 3-phosphatidyltransferase, whose amino-acid sequence MKYNIPIFLTILRVILIPFFVVAFYLPIPSAPFITTLIFFIAGVTDWFDGYLARKLKQTTRFGAFLDPVADKVMVITALVLIVEYQHSFWITIPAIIMISREIIISALREWMAELGERNKVAVSWLGKVKTTSQMLALGGLLWRYNVYMETLAIVLLYLAAILTVWSMLQYLKAAKGSLLDNIEL is encoded by the coding sequence ATGAAATATAATATTCCTATTTTTCTGACGATTCTCCGAGTGATTTTAATTCCATTCTTCGTCGTGGCGTTTTATTTGCCTATCCCTTCTGCACCTTTTATTACAACGCTTATCTTCTTTATCGCCGGGGTCACTGACTGGTTTGATGGCTATCTTGCTCGAAAATTAAAACAAACAACACGTTTCGGTGCTTTCCTTGATCCTGTTGCCGATAAAGTAATGGTGATCACTGCGCTAGTATTAATTGTAGAATATCAACATTCTTTCTGGATTACTATTCCAGCGATTATCATGATTTCACGTGAAATCATTATCTCTGCTTTACGTGAATGGATGGCTGAATTAGGTGAGCGTAATAAAGTGGCTGTTTCATGGCTAGGAAAAGTAAAAACAACCTCTCAAATGCTCGCTTTAGGTGGATTACTCTGGCGATATAATGTGTATATGGAAACGCTAGCAATTGTATTGCTCTATTTAGCTGCGATTTTAACGGTTTGGTCAATGCTTCAATACTTAAAAGCAGCAAAAGGCAGCTTGTTAGATAACATTGAATTATAG
- the dnaB gene encoding replicative DNA helicase, translating to MTDKLIASIEAESAVIGALIIDNDKFDEIATLLRSDDFYVSAHKVLFEGVSHLLTQGKPADILTLERYFKDKKLIDQIGGLAYLAEVIHNTPSASNITAYAEIISRYSKQRRFLTLGQFIVTEMQSSKDEIELTSFEESVDKQYTNIVIEQETDGVADLNASFERILSRMETSSINADPVSGTPTGIIELDRATTGGQPGELIIIAARPAMGKTTFAQTIAASTLDKFPDSPIQFYSQEMPADQLLERFMAMRSRVSLQSIRQATELEEEEWTRLANAMGTIKKDWKGRLLIDDEPSLTPHRLRAKVRKNTRLYGKPKAIFIDYIQLMRTGNKTENRNLELAEISNDLKKLAKETGCPIYALSQLNRGLENRANKRPINADLRDSGSLEQDADVIIHLYRDEIYNPDTEDKGIAEIIIGKQRNGPLATVKTLFQGQYSLFENLTTQDRYYE from the coding sequence ATGACTGATAAACTTATTGCTTCTATTGAAGCAGAAAGTGCGGTCATTGGTGCTCTCATTATTGATAATGATAAATTTGATGAGATCGCAACTTTACTGCGCTCTGATGATTTTTATGTCTCAGCTCATAAAGTATTGTTTGAAGGTGTTAGCCATCTATTAACACAAGGAAAACCCGCTGATATTTTAACTTTGGAGCGGTATTTCAAAGATAAAAAACTGATTGATCAGATAGGGGGATTAGCATATCTAGCAGAAGTTATTCACAATACTCCTTCTGCATCAAATATAACTGCGTATGCTGAGATTATTTCTCGTTATAGCAAACAACGTCGTTTTTTGACCCTGGGCCAGTTTATTGTAACTGAAATGCAATCTTCAAAAGATGAAATTGAATTAACTTCTTTTGAGGAAAGTGTTGATAAGCAATATACCAATATTGTCATCGAACAAGAGACGGATGGTGTTGCTGATCTTAATGCCAGTTTCGAGAGAATCCTTTCTCGCATGGAAACTTCCTCTATTAATGCCGATCCAGTTAGTGGAACACCAACAGGCATTATTGAATTAGATAGAGCAACAACAGGCGGTCAACCAGGAGAACTTATCATTATTGCAGCTCGTCCAGCAATGGGTAAAACAACCTTTGCACAAACGATTGCCGCAAGTACGTTAGATAAATTCCCTGACAGCCCTATCCAATTTTACAGCCAAGAAATGCCAGCTGATCAACTATTAGAGCGTTTTATGGCAATGCGCTCTCGCGTCAGCTTGCAATCTATTCGTCAAGCGACTGAGCTTGAAGAGGAAGAATGGACTCGTCTTGCTAATGCAATGGGGACAATTAAAAAAGACTGGAAAGGTCGTTTGCTAATTGATGATGAACCTTCTTTAACACCTCATCGTTTACGCGCCAAAGTACGTAAAAACACTCGTCTATACGGTAAACCTAAAGCGATTTTCATTGATTATATCCAACTAATGAGAACCGGAAATAAAACTGAAAATCGCAATTTAGAACTTGCCGAAATATCCAATGATTTAAAGAAATTAGCCAAAGAAACTGGATGCCCAATTTATGCATTATCTCAACTAAACCGAGGTTTAGAAAATCGAGCTAATAAGCGTCCAATCAATGCCGACTTACGTGACTCCGGCTCTCTTGAACAAGATGCTGATGTCATCATTCATCTTTATAGAGATGAAATTTATAACCCTGACACAGAAGATAAAGGCATTGCGGAAATCATCATTGGTAAACAGCGTAATGGCCCGTTAGCCACAGTAAAAACACTGTTTCAAGGTCAATACAGCCTTTTTGAGAATTTAACGACACAGGATAGATATTATGAATAA
- a CDS encoding peroxiredoxin C, which yields MVLVTRQAPDFTSSAVLGNGEIVDNFNFKKHIEGKAAVLFFYPLDFTFVCPSELIAFDHRYEEFKKRGVEVVGASIDSQFTHNAWRNTPTENGGIGAVKYALAADVKHEIAKAYGIEHPEEGVALRASFLIDKNGVVRHQIVNDLPLGRNIDEMLRMVDALQFHEEHGEVCPAQWEKGKEGMKDNPEGVAKYLKQNADKL from the coding sequence ATGGTATTAGTAACTCGTCAAGCTCCAGATTTTACTTCCTCTGCAGTTTTAGGCAATGGTGAAATCGTTGATAACTTCAATTTCAAAAAACATATCGAAGGTAAAGCAGCGGTATTATTCTTCTACCCATTAGACTTCACTTTCGTTTGCCCATCTGAGTTAATCGCATTCGACCACCGTTATGAAGAATTCAAAAAACGTGGTGTTGAAGTTGTTGGTGCATCTATTGACTCTCAATTTACTCACAACGCATGGCGTAATACCCCAACTGAAAACGGCGGTATCGGTGCAGTTAAATATGCATTAGCAGCTGACGTTAAACATGAGATCGCGAAAGCATACGGTATCGAACATCCAGAAGAAGGTGTTGCATTACGTGCTTCATTCTTAATCGACAAAAACGGTGTTGTTCGTCACCAAATCGTAAACGATTTACCATTAGGTCGTAACATCGATGAAATGTTACGTATGGTTGATGCGTTGCAATTCCACGAAGAACACGGTGAAGTTTGCCCTGCTCAATGGGAAAAAGGTAAAGAAGGCATGAAAGACAACCCTGAAGGTGTTGCTAAATACTTGAAACAAAACGCTGATAAACTTTAA
- the mpl gene encoding UDP-N-acetylmuramate:L-alanyl-gamma-D-glutamyl-meso-diaminopimelate ligase, with product MKHIHILGICGTFMGGVAMIAKQMGYKVTGSDTNVYPPMSTFLQEQGIEIIPNYDVAQLQPAPDMVIVGNAMKRGNPCVEYILDNALPYTSGPQWLHDHLLRNRWVLAVSGTHGKTTTTGMLTWILEQNGLKPGFLIGGIAGNFGTSARLGESEFFVIEADEYDTAFFDKRSKFVHYNPKTLIINNISFDHADIFDDLHAIQRQFHHMIRTIPSTGRVLSFADEQSVKETLNMGCWSEQQFIGKDKEWFAERITNDCSEFTVFHHGKKVAEVKWNIVGQHNMHNALMAIAAAYHAGIKIEDACQALGSFINAKRRLEVKGEVNGITVYDDFAHHPEAILATLTALRDKVGGGVRILAVLEPRSNTMKMGVHKDEIAPALGRADAVFMLQPDNIPWDVAEIAGQCVQPAHYTGNVDKLVDMIVAEAKPTDHILVMSNGSFGGIHQKILDRLK from the coding sequence ATGAAACATATTCATATTTTAGGCATCTGCGGTACCTTTATGGGTGGTGTTGCGATGATTGCCAAACAAATGGGCTATAAAGTAACGGGTTCCGATACCAATGTTTACCCACCGATGAGCACCTTTTTACAAGAGCAGGGCATTGAGATTATTCCCAATTATGATGTAGCTCAACTTCAGCCTGCGCCAGATATGGTGATTGTCGGAAATGCTATGAAACGTGGTAATCCTTGCGTGGAATATATTTTGGATAATGCCTTGCCTTACACATCAGGCCCTCAATGGTTACACGACCATTTATTGCGTAATCGTTGGGTGTTAGCGGTTTCAGGTACACATGGTAAAACCACAACAACGGGGATGTTGACTTGGATTTTAGAACAAAATGGCTTAAAACCAGGTTTCCTAATCGGTGGAATTGCGGGCAACTTTGGTACTTCTGCTCGTTTAGGGGAAAGTGAGTTCTTTGTGATTGAAGCGGATGAGTATGATACGGCGTTCTTTGACAAGCGTTCTAAATTTGTACATTACAATCCGAAAACCTTGATCATTAACAATATCAGCTTCGATCATGCTGACATCTTCGATGATCTTCACGCGATCCAGCGTCAATTCCATCATATGATCCGAACTATTCCTTCTACAGGACGCGTTCTTTCTTTTGCAGATGAGCAGAGCGTGAAAGAAACCCTCAATATGGGCTGTTGGTCAGAACAGCAGTTTATTGGTAAAGATAAAGAATGGTTTGCGGAACGTATTACTAATGATTGCTCAGAATTTACTGTATTCCATCACGGTAAAAAAGTTGCTGAAGTGAAATGGAATATTGTCGGACAGCACAATATGCACAATGCGTTAATGGCGATTGCGGCGGCTTACCATGCGGGTATCAAAATTGAAGATGCATGTCAGGCATTGGGCAGCTTTATCAATGCAAAACGTCGTTTAGAAGTGAAGGGGGAAGTAAACGGTATTACGGTTTATGATGACTTCGCTCACCATCCAGAAGCCATTCTGGCGACACTTACTGCGTTGCGTGACAAAGTAGGCGGTGGCGTACGTATTCTTGCCGTATTAGAGCCTCGTTCAAACACCATGAAAATGGGCGTGCATAAAGATGAAATTGCGCCAGCGCTTGGACGTGCTGATGCGGTGTTTATGCTACAACCAGATAATATTCCATGGGATGTGGCTGAAATTGCAGGACAATGTGTGCAACCTGCACATTACACAGGAAATGTTGATAAATTAGTCGATATGATTGTGGCAGAAGCAAAACCAACGGATCATATTCTTGTGATGTCAAATGGTAGCTTTGGCGGCATTCATCAAAAGATTTTAGATCGATTAAAATAA
- the metC gene encoding cystathionine beta-lyase, with amino-acid sequence MSEHHTLSTTLVHAGRKKRFTQGAVNPVIQRASSLVFKTIADKKYCTKNRYKGELFYGRRGTLTHFALQDLMCEMEGGAGCYLYPCGAAAVTNAILSFVETGDHVLMTGAAYEPTQDFCNIILKKMHIDTTYYDPMIGTDIAKLVQPNTKVLFLESPSSLTMEVPDIPAIVKAVRAVSPEIVIMIDNTWAAGVLFKALEHSIDISIQAGTKYLVGHSDIMIGTAVANARTWDKLREHSYLMGQMVDADSAYTTARGIRTLGVRLKQHHESSLKVAKWLSEQPQVKAVYHPALPSCPGHENFKRDFTGASGLFSFELHKRLNDEELSAFMDHFDLFTMAYSWGGFESLILCNQPEEIAKIRPGIERKLTGSLIRVHIGFEDTDELIADLQAGFDRIK; translated from the coding sequence ATGTCAGAACATCATACTTTATCAACTACACTGGTTCATGCAGGACGTAAAAAACGTTTTACCCAAGGGGCTGTAAATCCAGTGATCCAACGTGCTTCTTCTTTAGTGTTTAAAACTATTGCAGATAAAAAATATTGCACAAAAAATCGTTACAAGGGAGAGCTTTTCTACGGTCGTCGTGGCACGTTAACTCACTTTGCACTTCAAGATTTAATGTGTGAAATGGAAGGCGGAGCTGGTTGTTATCTTTACCCTTGTGGCGCTGCAGCGGTAACAAATGCAATTTTATCCTTTGTGGAAACAGGAGATCATGTCTTAATGACAGGGGCGGCCTATGAGCCGACACAAGATTTTTGTAATATAATTTTGAAAAAAATGCATATTGATACGACCTATTATGATCCAATGATAGGTACTGATATTGCGAAACTCGTGCAGCCAAATACAAAAGTCTTATTTTTGGAGTCACCAAGTTCTTTAACGATGGAGGTGCCTGATATTCCTGCAATTGTTAAAGCGGTTCGAGCTGTGAGTCCTGAAATCGTCATTATGATTGATAATACATGGGCTGCGGGGGTATTATTTAAAGCGTTAGAGCACAGTATTGATATTTCTATTCAAGCAGGAACGAAATATTTAGTAGGGCATTCTGATATCATGATCGGTACAGCCGTGGCTAATGCACGTACTTGGGATAAATTGCGTGAGCATTCTTATTTAATGGGACAAATGGTTGACGCCGATTCTGCCTATACGACGGCTCGTGGCATTCGCACCTTAGGTGTGAGATTAAAACAACATCACGAAAGTAGTTTAAAAGTGGCCAAATGGTTAAGTGAACAACCACAAGTTAAAGCAGTGTATCATCCTGCGTTACCAAGTTGCCCAGGCCATGAAAACTTTAAACGTGATTTTACCGGCGCAAGCGGTTTATTCTCTTTCGAATTACATAAACGTTTAAACGATGAAGAGCTTTCCGCCTTTATGGATCATTTTGATCTTTTCACAATGGCTTATTCTTGGGGCGGGTTTGAATCGCTCATTTTATGCAATCAACCAGAAGAAATTGCAAAAATTCGCCCAGGTATTGAGCGTAAATTAACGGGGTCATTAATTCGTGTGCATATTGGATTTGAAGACACGGATGAATTAATTGCTGATCTTCAAGCGGGCTTTGATAGAATCAAATAA